Proteins from a genomic interval of Pseudomonas silesiensis:
- a CDS encoding PA5502 family lipoprotein has product MKPFASRYLLLVAFSVLLGACQSTPPAATEPADARATAIAQLEQSLASSELATAEGQLAALQAESPNDQSLEQYQRQLAEAYLRRSQIVLQKGDVNAAATALSRARALMPKAPALTGGVNNAIVNARKAELDRAEAALMAAEAKPQAKVIDPTAESTTVALNLTDMAKLRRQLDAIAADVVNYQCDVSIQAPRTQDYPWLATLLTKRVKKLDSEFDLNLEKQILRNIPAQMVLSPRKP; this is encoded by the coding sequence ATGAAGCCGTTCGCCTCCCGTTATCTGCTCCTTGTCGCATTTTCCGTGCTGCTGGGCGCTTGCCAAAGCACGCCACCGGCGGCCACCGAGCCCGCCGATGCACGGGCAACGGCCATTGCACAGCTGGAACAAAGCCTCGCCAGTAGCGAATTGGCCACTGCGGAAGGGCAGCTGGCAGCCCTGCAGGCCGAGTCGCCCAACGATCAGTCCCTTGAGCAATATCAGCGGCAACTCGCCGAAGCCTATCTGCGCCGTAGCCAGATCGTGCTGCAAAAAGGTGATGTAAATGCTGCCGCCACTGCGCTGAGCCGCGCCCGGGCATTGATGCCCAAGGCTCCCGCGCTGACCGGCGGAGTGAACAACGCGATCGTCAATGCCCGTAAAGCCGAGCTGGACAGGGCTGAAGCGGCGCTCATGGCGGCCGAAGCCAAGCCGCAGGCCAAAGTGATCGACCCGACCGCCGAAAGCACCACGGTGGCGTTGAACCTGACGGATATGGCCAAGCTTCGCCGGCAACTGGACGCTATCGCCGCCGATGTGGTGAATTATCAGTGTGACGTGAGCATTCAGGCGCCGCGCACCCAGGATTATCCTTGGTTGGCCACCTTGCTGACCAAGCGGGTGAAGAAGCTGGATTCGGAGTTTGATTTGAACCTGGAAAAGCAGATTTTGCGCAATATTCCGGCGCAGATGGTTTTGAGTCCGCGTAAGCCTTAA
- the katE gene encoding catalase HPII, which produces MSTKKPAAPKSALAGTDTLDRGNTNAKLESLEKFRSDATEQALRTNQGVKVSDNQNTLKVGDRGPSLLEDFIMREKITHFDHERIPERIVHARGTGAHGYFQSYENHSVLTKAGFLQDPAKQTPVFVRFSTVQGPRGSGDTVRDVRGFAVKFFTDEGNFDLVGNNMPVFFIQDAIKFPDFVHAVKPEPHNEIPTGGSAHDTFWDFVSLVPESAHMVMWAMSDRAIPKSLRSMQGFGVHTFRMINAEGKSRFVKFHWRPSAGTCSLVWDEAQKLAGKDTDYHRRDLWESIEMGDYPEWELGVQIVEEENEHSFDFDLLDPTKIIPEETVPITPLGKMVLNRNPDNFFAETEQVAFCPGHIVPGIDFSNDPLLQGRLFSYTDTQISRLGGPNFHEIPINRPVAPFHNGQRDAQHRTTIDKGRASYEPNSIDGGWPKETPPAAQNGGFETHPERIDANKIRQRSESFGDHFSQARLFFHSMSKHEQEHIIAAYSFELGKVEREHIRAREVNEILANIDLELAGRVAQNLGLPAPKAGTVDVPKISLDRSPALSQANLLPGDIKTRKVAILAANGVDGAAIDAMKAALKAEGAHAKLLGPTSAPVTTADGKALPVDASMEGLPSIAFDAVFVPGGAASIKALSTDGVALHYLLEAYKHLKAIALHGEARQLLDVLKLEVDAGLIVEKDAAKLTKPFFAAIGQHRVWDREPKAKGVPA; this is translated from the coding sequence ATGAGCACGAAAAAGCCTGCCGCCCCCAAAAGCGCACTGGCCGGGACCGATACCCTGGACCGCGGCAACACCAATGCCAAGCTCGAAAGCCTGGAAAAATTCCGCTCCGATGCCACTGAACAGGCCCTGCGCACCAATCAGGGCGTGAAGGTCTCGGACAACCAGAATACGTTGAAGGTCGGCGATCGCGGGCCATCGTTGCTGGAAGACTTCATCATGCGTGAAAAGATCACGCATTTTGACCATGAGCGCATTCCCGAGCGCATCGTGCATGCCCGCGGGACCGGTGCCCACGGTTACTTTCAGTCATACGAAAACCACTCCGTGCTGACCAAGGCCGGCTTCCTGCAAGACCCCGCCAAACAGACCCCGGTGTTCGTGCGCTTTTCCACGGTGCAGGGCCCTCGCGGGTCGGGCGATACCGTGCGCGACGTACGCGGTTTCGCCGTGAAGTTCTTCACCGACGAAGGCAACTTCGACCTGGTGGGCAATAACATGCCGGTGTTCTTCATTCAGGATGCCATCAAGTTCCCTGATTTCGTGCACGCGGTGAAACCCGAGCCCCACAACGAGATTCCCACCGGCGGTTCGGCTCACGACACCTTCTGGGACTTCGTATCGCTGGTACCTGAATCGGCGCACATGGTGATGTGGGCCATGTCCGATCGGGCGATTCCCAAGAGCCTGCGCAGCATGCAGGGGTTCGGCGTGCACACTTTCCGCATGATCAACGCCGAAGGTAAATCCCGTTTCGTCAAATTCCACTGGCGCCCTTCCGCCGGGACCTGCTCGCTGGTCTGGGATGAAGCGCAGAAGCTCGCCGGCAAAGATACCGACTACCACCGTCGCGATCTGTGGGAGTCGATCGAGATGGGCGATTACCCGGAATGGGAACTGGGCGTGCAGATAGTCGAAGAGGAAAACGAACACAGCTTCGATTTCGACCTGCTCGACCCGACCAAAATCATTCCCGAAGAAACCGTGCCGATTACCCCGCTGGGCAAGATGGTGCTCAACCGCAACCCGGACAACTTCTTTGCCGAGACCGAGCAGGTCGCGTTCTGCCCTGGGCATATCGTGCCGGGGATCGACTTCTCCAACGATCCACTGCTGCAAGGGCGACTGTTTTCCTACACCGACACGCAGATCAGCCGACTCGGTGGGCCGAACTTTCACGAGATTCCGATCAACCGTCCGGTCGCGCCATTCCACAATGGCCAGCGGGACGCGCAACACCGCACCACCATCGACAAGGGCCGTGCCTCCTACGAGCCGAACTCCATTGACGGCGGCTGGCCGAAAGAAACTCCGCCCGCCGCACAAAATGGTGGCTTCGAGACCCATCCCGAGCGCATCGATGCGAACAAGATCCGCCAGCGCAGCGAGTCGTTCGGCGACCACTTCTCCCAGGCGCGGTTGTTCTTCCACAGCATGAGCAAGCACGAGCAAGAGCACATCATCGCCGCTTACAGTTTTGAGCTGGGCAAGGTCGAGCGTGAGCACATCCGCGCGCGGGAGGTGAATGAGATCCTCGCCAACATCGATCTGGAGCTGGCCGGGCGCGTTGCGCAGAACCTCGGCCTGCCAGCGCCGAAAGCCGGAACGGTCGATGTACCGAAAATCTCCCTGGATCGCTCACCGGCCCTGAGCCAGGCGAACTTGCTACCGGGCGATATCAAGACGCGCAAAGTCGCGATTCTGGCGGCCAATGGTGTCGACGGTGCGGCGATTGATGCAATGAAAGCGGCGTTGAAGGCTGAAGGCGCGCACGCAAAACTGCTCGGCCCAACCTCGGCGCCGGTAACAACCGCCGATGGCAAAGCACTGCCCGTGGATGCGTCGATGGAAGGCTTGCCATCCATCGCCTTCGATGCGGTATTCGTGCCCGGAGGCGCGGCGTCGATCAAGGCGTTGAGCACTGATGGCGTGGCGCTGCATTACCTGCTTGAGGCATACAAACACTTGAAGGCGATTGCGTTGCATGGCGAGGCCAGGCAGTTGCTGGATGTGTTGAAGCTGGAGGTTGATGCAGGGTTGATCGTGGAGAAGGATGCCGCCAAGTTGACCAAGCCGTTTTTTGCCGCGATCGGGCAGCATCGGGTGTGGGATCGGGAGCCTAAGGCCAAGGGGGTTCCGGCTTAG